A stretch of Aedes aegypti strain LVP_AGWG chromosome 2, AaegL5.0 Primary Assembly, whole genome shotgun sequence DNA encodes these proteins:
- the LOC5572786 gene encoding glutamine synthetase 1, mitochondrial, producing MAFRVVGLLIRQELSSLGSASTTRMISTSATRSARILQESPNAYMNKTLLDRYHKLKYDPKYVQATYVWIDGTGENVRLKDRVLDYVPKKPEDVPNWQYDGSSTYQALGGNSDIKLVPRALYKDPFKPGPNDLIVLCDTYQPDGKPTESNKRALMQDAYNKSKDYEPWFGIEQEYTFLDIDGRPLGWPTAGFPGPQGPYYCATGAQNVVGRDIAEAHALACLYAGVDFAGTNAEVMPAQWEFQVGPNLGMKCADDIWLARYLLWRIAEDYGVVVTFDPKPMEGNWNGAGGHCNFSTKQMRAENGIEAIKAAIEKLSKQHAKHIKAYDPRGGKDNERRLVGRLETSSIDKFSWGVADRSTSVRIPRGVADANKGYLEDRRPSSNCDPYSVCHAILETCLVE from the coding sequence ATGGCATTCAGAGTTGTGGGATTATTGATTCGCCAGGAACTGTCCTCCCTTGGCAGTGCATCAACAACGCGCATGATCAGCACCAGTGCGACACGATCTGCACGTATTCTGCAAGAGTCACCCAATGCTTACATGAACAAAACGCTGTTGGATCGGTATCACAAGCTCAAGTACGATCCAAAGTACGTTCAAGCAACCTATGTGTGGATCGATGGCACGGGTGAAAACGTTCGTTTGAAGGATCGTGTGCTCGATTACGTACCAAAAAAACCGGAAGACGTGCCAAACTGGCAGTACGACGGCAGCTCAACCTATCAAGCTCTGGGTGGTAACTCTGACATCAAGTTGGTTCCCCGTGCTTTGTACAAGGATCCATTCAAGCCAGGACCAAATGATTTGATTGTGCTGTGCGACACGTACCAACCAGACGGAAAGCCAACCGAATCTAACAAACGTGCTTTAATGCAGGATGCCTACAACAAGTCCAAAGATTACGAACCATGGTTCGGAATCGAGCAGGAATACACGTTCCTAGATATTGATGGAAGGCCTTTGGGTTGGCCAACGGCTGGATTCCCAGGACCCCAGGGGCCATACTACTGCGCTACTGGTGCACAGAACGTCGTCGGTCGCGACATCGCCGAAGCTCACGCTCTGGCTTGCCTCTATGCTGGAGTTGACTTTGCCGGAACCAATGCCGAAGTCATGCCAGCTCAGTGGGAATTCCAAGTTGGACCAAATCTTGGAATGAAGTGCGCTGACGATATCTGGCTTGCTCGTTACCTGCTGTGGCGTATCGCTGAGGACTACGGTGTTGTTGTCACGTTCGACCCCAAACCAATGGAAGGAAACTGGAATGGTGCTGGAGGCCATTGCAACTTCTCCACCAAGCAGATGCGAGCAGAAAATGGTATCGAGGCCATCAAGGCAGCTATCGAGAAACTGTCCAAGCAGCATGCCAAGCATATCAAGGCCTACGATCCACGAGGAGGAAAGGACAACGAACGTCGTCTGGTTGGCCGTCTCGAGACTTCGTCCATTGACAAATTCAGTTGGGGTGTTGCCGACCGTAGCACCAGTGTTCGCATTCCACGAGGCGTTGCCGATGCCAACAAGGGGTACCTCGAGGACAGACGTCCAAGCTCAAACTGTGATCCGTACAGCGTTTGCCATGCTATCCTCGAGACTTGCCTCGTCGAGTAA